A genomic stretch from bacterium includes:
- a CDS encoding DEAD/DEAH box helicase has product MASTDFRDLVSGWEKSERFPGDLVHARIFPARPARFEDLDPPLDPTLSERLAGKGIGRLYGHQARAIRSIRAGTHTVVVSGTASGKTLCYQAPIAERMLEVGTSTALLIFPTKALAQDQLGSIQALSLPQMKVSAYDGDLPREQRSRVRRRANVILTNPDMLHYGILPNHGLWKDFLSRLGHVVIDEMHYLRGMFGSHTANIIRRLRRLAAHYGADPTFVLTSATIGNPVDLAERLCGLDVSLVDSDDSATGERMVAIWNPPLKEESAGRRSSIAETTDLYVDLVRRGIHTIAFGRSRRATELIHVNAARRLGADADRISPYRAGYTARDRRDIEARLFSRELVGISATNALELGVDIGGLDAALLCTFPGTISSFRQQAGRAGREQDMALVVLVAGEDALDQYFVHHPDELFGRTPEAAVVNPTNPNVMDYHLSCAAHELPLGWRDRPVFGDDLWESGARLVGEGELRVEDRRLLWAGRRSPAHGRSIRSSDARSFSIYDVDSRRVIGEVDWDRAFSDAHEGAVYLHQGRTYLVEELDVAGLEVRARSARVDYYTEPHVQKALDVLGVSEQGRVGAMGSFLGPVRVSAHVLGYRRKYRMRDRGNDRRTIPLELPPTQIETDAFWFTVPASVMDRAGIDRREAPGSLHAAEHTMIAMLPLFAICDRSDIGGLSVTHHPQTGEATIFIHEGYRGGSGIAPVAYPAGEELVMATVAALARCRCISGCPSCVQSPKCGNFNEPLSKGGARRLLRAALNAVG; this is encoded by the coding sequence CCTCTCGATCCGACCCTATCCGAGCGGCTCGCCGGCAAGGGCATCGGGCGTCTATACGGCCACCAGGCCCGGGCGATCCGCTCGATCAGGGCCGGGACCCACACGGTGGTGGTCTCCGGCACCGCATCGGGTAAGACGCTGTGCTACCAGGCACCGATTGCCGAACGAATGCTCGAGGTTGGGACCAGCACCGCCCTGCTCATCTTCCCGACCAAGGCACTGGCCCAGGACCAGCTCGGTTCCATCCAGGCCTTGAGCCTCCCGCAGATGAAGGTATCCGCGTACGACGGCGATCTTCCACGCGAGCAGCGTTCCCGGGTCCGGAGGCGCGCCAACGTCATCCTGACCAACCCGGACATGCTGCACTACGGGATCCTCCCCAACCACGGCCTGTGGAAGGACTTCCTGTCCCGCCTGGGTCACGTCGTGATCGACGAGATGCACTACCTGCGGGGGATGTTCGGTAGCCACACAGCCAACATCATCCGGCGCCTGCGCCGTCTGGCCGCCCACTACGGCGCCGATCCCACCTTCGTGCTTACCTCCGCCACCATCGGCAACCCGGTGGATCTGGCCGAGCGCCTGTGCGGCCTGGACGTTTCGCTGGTGGACAGCGACGACTCCGCTACCGGTGAACGGATGGTGGCGATATGGAACCCGCCGCTCAAGGAGGAGTCCGCCGGCCGCCGATCCTCGATCGCAGAGACGACCGATCTGTACGTCGACCTGGTGCGCCGCGGTATCCATACGATCGCCTTCGGTCGCAGCCGGCGCGCCACCGAGCTGATCCATGTCAACGCCGCCCGCCGCCTGGGCGCCGACGCCGACCGGATTTCTCCGTATCGTGCCGGCTACACGGCCCGGGACCGGCGGGACATCGAGGCCCGGCTCTTCTCGCGAGAACTGGTCGGCATCTCCGCCACCAATGCCCTCGAGCTGGGCGTCGACATCGGGGGCTTGGACGCGGCCTTGCTGTGCACGTTCCCCGGCACCATTTCCTCGTTCCGGCAGCAGGCCGGCCGGGCCGGCCGGGAACAGGACATGGCGCTGGTCGTCCTGGTGGCCGGAGAGGACGCCCTGGACCAGTATTTCGTCCACCATCCGGACGAGCTCTTCGGCCGGACGCCCGAAGCCGCGGTCGTCAACCCGACCAACCCCAACGTCATGGACTATCACCTGAGTTGCGCTGCCCACGAGCTACCTCTCGGCTGGCGTGACCGGCCCGTCTTCGGAGATGATCTATGGGAGTCGGGGGCCCGCTTGGTCGGAGAAGGCGAACTGCGAGTCGAGGACCGCCGGCTGCTCTGGGCGGGCCGCCGGTCGCCCGCCCACGGAAGGAGCATCCGGTCATCCGACGCCCGCTCGTTCTCCATCTACGACGTCGATTCCCGCCGGGTGATCGGTGAGGTGGACTGGGACCGGGCCTTCTCGGACGCACATGAGGGCGCCGTCTACCTGCACCAGGGCCGCACCTACCTGGTGGAGGAGCTGGACGTGGCCGGGCTGGAGGTCCGCGCCCGGAGCGCCCGCGTGGATTACTACACAGAGCCGCACGTCCAGAAAGCTCTCGACGTGCTAGGGGTCTCCGAGCAGGGTCGGGTGGGGGCGATGGGCAGTTTCCTCGGCCCGGTGCGGGTGTCGGCCCATGTGCTGGGCTACCGCCGCAAGTATCGGATGAGAGATAGAGGCAACGACCGGCGAACCATCCCCCTGGAACTGCCCCCGACGCAGATAGAGACCGACGCCTTCTGGTTCACCGTGCCCGCCTCGGTCATGGATCGGGCCGGTATCGACCGGCGGGAGGCACCCGGGTCGCTTCACGCCGCGGAACACACCATGATCGCCATGCTCCCGCTGTTCGCGATCTGCGATCGTTCCGATATAGGTGGCCTCTCCGTCACGCACCACCCGCAGACGGGAGAGGCCACCATCTTCATCCATGAGGGCTACCGGGGTGGCTCCGGCATCGCTCCGGTGGCGTACCCGGCGGGCGAGGAATTGGTCATGGCCACGGTGGCGGCACTCGCTCGGTGCCGGTGCATCTCCGGGTGCCCTTCGTGCGTCCAGTCGCCCAAGTGCGGCAACTTCAACGAGCCCCTCTCCAAAGGCGGAGCACGCAGACTCCTGAGGGCCGCCCTCAACGCCGTCGGGTAG